GAAAAGAAGAGGCGAAAAGTTAGCTGGAATGTTGGATAAAGATTTGCCAACACCAGATAAAGTAGAAGCTATGTTTAATGATGTAGATTCTATTTTAGAAGAAAATAATATTTCTAGAAAAATAGAAAGAAAGAAATTTGGAACGCAATTACGCCCAGAACTAATTAAAGAACTAAAGCGTACTGCTCTTAATAGAGATATGACTATTACGGATTTATTGGAACGTATTCTGGAAGCTTATTTTGAAAAAAACAAGGAATAACTATTCTTGATAAAGAAAGATTTTGGCTAAAATGAAGAACAGTCAACTGATAGGGGAGGGGCAGATGCTCTTCTCCTTTATTTTTATAAGAGAATTTAAATTTTGAGGACTGTTATTGAATCTATAATTGGTGACTTGGAATAGAAGCCAAAAATCCCTATACTTTTGATTTATCATGTCTAAGTCAGGAATGGGGAGGGTATAATAGAAGAACCATTTCTTAAGAAACTTATAAAAAAGAGACCGCCCCAAAGAACGGTCTCCAAGCTATTTCAATTCCACCAAAATTAGAATAATTGTGTGTTCATACTAGCTGCCAAGAATGTACTTGACAGCATTTTCAGCCTGTGGAGCGACTCGGAAAATAAATCGTTTATCTTCCTTCATACAGTCCAACCATGACTGTAAATACGCTGCGGAGTTTTGCAAAAGGTTTTCCTTTTGAATTCCTGCCAAAGAAGCAAGCATACAAGCTCCAAGTTCTGCGGTTAATTCTTCCTCAGAATAAATCATTTTATCTTTGTTTTGCACAAGCATAATCCCCTTTCGTGCTAGACGAGTACTATGCCCTGTCCAATGGATTAGTTCATGGAAAAGAACTCGATAATAAGCTTCTGCTCCATGTTCTGCAAATTGTTGGAGTTTGGGCATATTGATAACATCTTTTAAAGGCGCATAATAGGCAGTTTCTTTGTCTATAAACTTAATTTTAGGGAGATCTTCCATAGAATCAAGAAGTGCCTCACAACGCCCAATTGGCCGAATCTCTTGTGTTTCAAGAGGTGGCTTTTTCCATTCAATGCCTTCTGTACAACTGATATTAAAAACTGTATATCGTCTCAGATACGGATGTTTTTTTAGAGGTGTTCCATTTTCTTCCGCAGTTCGTACCTCTGCAGCAGAAAGTGTTTTACCTTCATCATCTGTGCAATAAAAATTGACGTAATAAATCCGTTCAGCTTGAGAACCTTTGATGACTTTCCCTCCAAGCTTTTGAACTTGTTTCCAGGTTAAATAATAGGGTACCTCATAGTTTGTTACAAAGTTGAGTAAAAACCAATTAATACCACTGTATTGATGTTTGGTGTAATAATTCTGTGCAAAGCCGTATTCAGAAGCCTTGAAAAGTTGCTTCCATGGAACAGTGCCTTTTTCGAGCAATTGAATCAGCTTGTTGGTTACTTCTTGATACACGTCTGTATCAGAAGTAGTCTTCTTGTTTTGTTGCATACCATCGTTGTTTTGTGGTGGAAATGTGAAATAGCAAAAACAGCCCTCGAAAAGAGTGCTGTGATCTGATGGTAGCACAGGTGGCAGGGGGGGCGAAAAGAAAATTGATTTCGTCGTATGGATAATATGGGGTAAGATAGTTTTCCGTATTTACCCAGAAACAATGCATTTGCCCTTCTGGTGTTTTTTTATTTATTCTATCTATGCTTACAAGTGTTCAACTGTGCTTCATCATATTCTTTGGTCAAAAGGATAAACTACGATTTTGAAAAAACAAAAGTGCTCGAATTATTTGCAGGAAGTAGAAGCATAGGTAAAGTAGCTGAAAAACTAGGCTGTGAAGTTTTTTCTATTGATAACAAAAACTTTAAAGGAATAAACCTAGTTGCGGATATAGAATTTTTACGGATAAAAGACTTACCCTTTAAACCTGATATTATTTGGGCATCCCCTCCTTGTACAACGTATTCTGTAGCTGGTCTTTGGCATCATCGTAATAAAGGTATTCCCCAAACAAGTTTTGCAGCTAAAAGTGATCAAGTCACTATAAATATGCTGAAAATTATTCGAGAATTAGATTGCATGTATTATATAGAAAACCCAAGAGGTTACCTCCGAAAAATGCCATTTATGCAAGGCTTAGAACGAACCACGATTTGGTATTGTCAGTATGGACATAAATGTGCGAAACCAACGGATATTTGGAGTAATAATATTCGTTCTTTGTGGAATTTGAATGGATGGCAACCAAGACCTGTTTGTCATAATGGAAATAAAAATTGTCATCATGAAGCAGTTCCAAGATCATCTAAAAATAGAGGGATACAAGGGATAAAAAGCAACTACGAGCGCTCAAAAATCCCTCCAGAGCTTTGCTATGAAATTATGGAAGCTTCTTTGCGAAAAGAATTCTAATAGAGATACGGATTAGTAGCCTTTTGCTACTCAGGTTTGCTTGTGTTTGTGGTGAAAAAGTACTGGTATAGTTTTAATATATTGGCTTCAGAGGCCAAATGTCTTATTTAATTAAATCATGTCAGTTTAGCAAAAGAACTATAAAATAATTCTTGATTTTGGGCTCTATTTTTAAAAATATCTATATAAATATTTACTCCTAATCCTGTATGAAGTAACCGATATAAATTAGAGTTAGTTCTATCAATAATAATAGGTTTTTCTATAGTTTTTCTCATTCCAAAATAACGATAAGGGTCTACAAAACTCATGTTAGTTCCCAAATAAAAAACGAAAACTTCTTCAAAAACTTCTATTTCTAAAATAGAAAGCACTTCCTTTCTATTTTTATATCTCTTGCTTGGAAGTATATAACCTATATGTTCATAATCATTAAGAAAAATCTTTCGGTATCGTATTTTTTTATACAAAAGAATAAACCAATAGAGAACTCTTTTTAAAATCCTGTATTTAGGTATTCTAAATATTCTTTCATTATTAGATAAATACTCTTTTACAATAATTGTTGCCTCAACTTCTGTTATCATTTTGTTACATTTAAATAGAAAAAGTTGCTATTGTTGGTAAAAGAAACTCAAACAAGAGAAATTGCCCACGCTATTTACTTTTAGTTTGATTTTCTAAAAAATAACCTATTGTTTTTCAGTATAGACTAAAATCCTTTTGAATCAGCCAAATTAAATACTTTTCATGCTTCTTTTGACGACCCTTTTTTGATACAGTAAAAGACTGTAAATCGAATTTAATTCATTCTCAAAATCATAACCTATATTAAAGCTTATTTTGGGAATGTAAAAAAATGTATAAAAGAAAAGATAATCAAAATCGGCATGGGGAATTTCTCTCGTTTAGGTCGTTATGACCTTTACTTATAGCTTTGATTTTTAAAGATAGCGAATAGGGTAGGATTGAAGTGTAGGCATCCCAAGAGAAGCAACCGTTAGTTAAGAGAAAAAATATTATATTAGATAAAAACTAACGAAAATGAAGAGGAGTAAATTTAGCACAGCTCAAAAAGCAAAGATATTAGCAGAGCATGACGGCGGAAAAAGTGTAACGGATTTATGCCGTCAATACCAAATTAGTGCAGCTACGTTGTATAAATGGAAAAAGGACTATGAAGATAGTCAAGATGAAGATAAACGAAGAATAAAGGAATTAGAGGCAGAAAATGTTCGTTTAAAAAAGATGTATGCTAATTTAAGTATCGATCATGAGATACTTCAAGAAGGTTATGCAATGGTAAAAAAGTTCCAAGCCCAAAAGAACAAGAAATGATATTGGATTGCTTGTCAAAAGAATACAGCATTCGTCGTACTTGTGTTGTTTTGGGCTTACGCCGTCAGACATATTATAGTCGTAAATCAGGTCATCGCCCAGAAGAAAAGGATGAAGAAATAGTGGATTTACTACATCAGTTAACAAAACGTTTTGTATCATGGGGCTTTTGGAAAATTTATCACTATTTGAGAAATCAAGGCTATGCCTATAATCATAAGAGAATTTATCGTATATGGTGTATAGAGGGTTTAAATTTACGTTTACCGCCCAAACGCAAGAGGATTTATCGAAAATATCAACAACTTTTGGCTCCTAAAGAAGTCAACAAAGGTTGGGCTATGGATTTTCTAAGTGATTGGGTTGTTAGCCCAACTAATCATCGTATACGAATTATCAATATTATGGATGAAGGTTCTCGCCGAGCCTTATGGACAGAAGCTCATCATAATATTTCAGCTAAAAAGCTAATAGAGGTTTTGGAGAAAGTGATAGAATATCGTGGAAAACCATCTTATATTCGTTGTGACAATGGTCCTGAGTTTATTTCAGAAAAGCTCAAATTGTGGGCAAATAAACATGATATTGAATTGAAATTCATCCAACCAGGAAAGCCATCTCAGAATGGTTTGATTGAGCGTTTGAATAAAACATTGAGAGCCGAATGTTTGAACTTATGCTGGTTTCAATCTCTAGAAGAATTAAATGAAGAAATACAGGTTTGGAGTCAGATTTATAATCTAGAACGACCTCATAAGAACTTAGGTAATATTACCCCAGATTCTTTTGAGATTCTAAATCAGAAACTCTACTTTTTAGCGGTTGCTGCTTAGGGGAAGCCTACAGAAGGATCCCCTCTTTTTGTTACTCCATAGATCAAGGAATGACGCATAAGTATCACTTGCATTTAATTACGCTATATCGTTGGATAAACTTATTGTTACTTTTTTGTTAACATAAATAAACAACTAAGTTGGTCAGTGTTCTGGATGAGTTTATCCATCTCTAGTGGAGTTTTAAGGTTATAAATTAAAAATAAATAAAGTGTATATTTTTAATTTATTTAAAAAATATACACTTGTGTTTTCTATATATTTATTTTAGTTTTGCGGTATTAATCATATATGAACTCATTTTAATTGAAAAGAGTATATGTTTTTTATAAAAAACAAAACTTATGAACGTCTTGTTGTAACAACAATCTTTTGACAAGCTTCAATCAAAATACACCAATGACCAAGGTTACAATTTAGCATTTATGAAAAAAACAGGTAAACGTATTTGTTTAATTTAATAAGTAGGAACTTTTTTCCTATAAAAATAGTTTTCGTAATTTATATCATTTACTAATTACTAAACCATTTAATTCCTCCAATCAAAGAACAACATCTATCTATGTTCAAAAAAGCAATATTAATGAGTGTTTTGGCACTCATTTTAAAAACACCCCAGATCCAAGCACAGGATACCTTAAAAATTCTCAACTCTTTTATTCTATTGGAATTAGATTCAACAAGTACCCATGCCCCACCTCCCAATGCCAATGCAAATAGTTTAAATAGTATTAGTTTTTGTGTAAAAGTCGTTGCTCTATTTTCGGACACTTCAGATATTGATAGTATTCATATAAAGGTAGGCAGAAATGCAGGAAGTGGCAATGTAGCAAATGTTAGTTTTGCTTATAAGGGAGGAAATATTTCACCTACATTACCTGAATTTGATCCTAATGAACAAGGTTTTTGCATTTGTGTAGCACCTTCAGTACATAATGCTCATCGATTGTTTTTAGAAATTTGGGCAGATGATAAATCAGGGAATAGCACGCCTCCTTACAGGATGCAAGTAAACTAATTAACCATTTCAAAAGAACGTACATTAACCCTAGATAAGGCTAAGCACCTAAATATTGTTGCATCAACCTTTTAATAGAATAACAACATGAAAAAACTCATTATAAGCTCCTTTTTGGTGTTTATGTCTTTGACACCCTTTGCTCAAGTACCGACCAATGGCTTGGTAGCGGAATATCTTTTTTCAAATGGATCCTACGATGATACGAACCCGAATGGTTATGGACCGAATAATGCGACAGCTCCCTCAACTGTTGTTAATACATTAGATCGTTTTGGAAATCCCAATAGTGCTAAAGATCTAGCAGGGATACATGCTTATACAACAGGAGCAACCCACATTTCATTAGGTTCAGCTGCTGTATTAAAACCAAGAGCAGCCACAATAAGTATTTGGGTAAATGTAGATCAACTATCAACAAGTGGCTGGGGGTATGCTTTTAATCCAATTATTTTGGCAACCAACACTTTATCGCCAGGTAGTTATATGGAGGCTTATTCATTGTATGTAGTGATGTCGAATCGAAAATTATTGACCTTAACCACTCGACCCAATCCCAGAAAACAAACCTTATTTTATGCAGGAAGTGTTCCCGATGACAGTTGGCATCACTATGTAATGGCGTATAATGATGATACATTAAAATCATATATAGACGGTGTTTTAATAGGTTCCCAATATAAAGGGTACAATAGTGCAGGTACTTTTTCCAATGAAACAGTTCGAGTAGGGAGTTCTTTGAACTGGTCTAATAACAGGGCATTAGATGGAGCAGTAGACGATATCCGAATTTATAATCGTGTTTTATCGTTTTCAGAGATACAATCATTGTATACAGAAGCTAATCCTAATCAGCCAGTTATTTATGCAGAACCTCAACAAGAATTAGATGGGGGGTATGTACAGTTAGAAGATGATAAATTAAGGATTAAATTCAATCAAGACTATGCTGTAAGTGGAGGGGGAGAAACAATTAATTATAAAATTTATAAATGGGATCGAACCATTTATTCAGGCTCTTTTACAGCTAGTTATGGGATTAATTGGAAAGAACTTGATTTATCGAGTTTTAATCTCAGCAATAATGAACATTATACGATAAAATTTGAGGCGAATAAGGGAGAGCAATACATTTTACGATTTAAAACAAAATCGATTTAAAAATGAAATACATATGGATACTGATCCCAGTAATTGGAGTGAATGTTTTGATAGGAACAATAGTTTACAATACGATTCCCAAAACGGCTTTTGTAGATAATCAGCAATTATTTGATGCCTTTCAAGGGCGTAAAGAGTTAGAAAATAAACTACAACAAGAGTCAAATGCTCGAAAATCTGCCTTAGATTCTTTGGGTTTGCAAATACAAGTATTACAACAACAAAGAACAATAGATGAAATTACGCAACAGCGTTTGAATCGAATGATGCATCAGTACCAACAGACGAACCAAGAATACCAAGGTCATTATCAACAAAAAAGTCAAGAATATACGGAAGCGATTTGGAAGCAAATTTCTCAATACACCTTAGAATATGGCAAAAGCAAGGGCTATGATTACGTATTTGGAATAGCAGGACAAGGCTCATTAATGTATGGAAAACCTCAATACAATATTACACAGGATGTTATACAATATATCAATTCAAAATATGCAGGGAATTAAATATTTGTGGTTGATTTTTATTTTTTATGGTTTCTTGAGTTGTACCAACGAAACACTGGCTCCGTCAGAATATGTTCAATGGGTGAGTGAAGAGGAGAATGGTTTACTAAAGCGAAAAGAAATTTATCCACTAAAAATAGAAGCCCAATATAAACCTATTCCATTTGTCATTGCCAATGAAGAACAAACGAATGATATATCTAAATATAAATACATAGAAAGAGAGAAGAAATTAAAAGGGCTGCAATATTACACGCTTAAGTTAGGTATTAGTGATGCTACTTATAACATAACTAATTTTGGAGTAGAAGATGAAATTCAGCGACAGGATCGACTTAGTTATTTTTCTTTTGCAATGCAAAACGATATTAAACTAGTTGAATCAGGGGATACTTTATCTTGTAAATTATTCCATTTTGAGCGTTCTTACGATTTGAGCCCATATCGAACATTTGTATTAGGTTTTAAACAACCACAAACGGATGAAATTGTAGATAAGACTTTAATTCTGGATTTACCTTTTTTTAAAACAGGACCAATAAAACTAAACTATAAAAAATCAGATTTGGAAGCCATTCCAAACCTAAAATTGTAAGTATACGACTATGAGTAAAGCAAGAACAATGCAACGAATAGCATGTTTTTTTCTGGTATTAATGATCAATCAAATTGTATTTCCTGTTGCAGCACTTGCATTAACAGCAGGACCTTCCCAACCAGAATATACGACATTTGCTCCAGCAGGAACAACTGAAATGGTGAACTTATTTTCAGGCGATTTCAATTATAATATTCCATTATTAGAAGTACCAGGTTCCAATGGAGGGTACCCAATTAATCTATTTTATAATTCTGTAAGTAGTGTTGATCAAGAAGCAAGTTGGACAGGATTAGGATGGAACATCAATATAGGGTCAATGGGACGCTCTATGAGAGGCTTACCAGATGATTTTAATGGAGAAAAAGTTTCTAGAAAATTGGATGCTCGAAGAAGTGAAACTACCCGAGTTGGAGTGTCTGGAGGAGTAGAGATAGGTGGAATTGATCTGGCTAAGAGTTTACAGATGAGTTTGGGTTTTTCACTAGGAATAAACTATGTATATAATAATTATAAAGGAGCAGGTGTGAGTATTGACCCAATGATTAATTTAGGACTTTCTGTCTCTGGATCAAAAACTTACACTTACAAGCCAAACTTAAGTCTGGGGATGAAGATAAGTACGATAGATGCTGCATCTGCCAATATAGGTTTTTCATTAGGAAGAGAAAAGAGCGAGACAAATAAAAAAGTCAATGAGAATATAGCAGCTGTAGCTCTAAATTTTAATGCTGTAGATGGTTTATCTTCCTTGTATGTTGGTAGCGAACGCCTTAGGATTAATGGAAATATTTCTTTTTCCAAAAAATCTTATACTCCCCCAGTATCTAGACCATGGACTGGATCTAGTTTTTTATGGGATTTAAGTTTTATGGGAGGAGGAACAGTGGTATATGGTAAGTGGGGAATCTCTGGTTCTTACAGTACGGAAAGTTTTGAAGATGCAGGTAATTGGATAGGACAAGCAGCTTATGGGTACAATTATATGCAGAATGCAAAAGTAGATAACTTACTGGATTTTAATCGTGAAAAAGATGGTGTCGTGCATCGATATCAACGATATTTAGCAAATCCAATCATGACTTATGATGTTTATAATGTAGCAGGTCAAGGTATATCTGGTGTATTTAGACCTCATCGTTCAGATTATGGTTTTTTAAATGATCCAGGATTACATTATCACATACCTGGTGGCTCTTTTGGAGGAGAGGGAGGAGTTCTTTGGGAATTTGGATTTAACGGAGCTTATAACTGGAAAGATGTTCATGTAAGTAGCTGGCCTTATATTAGTTGGGTTGATTTTAAGGAGCAACAAGATAATAGTTTATTTGAGCCATTTTATTATAAAATGGAAGGAGATGTAAGTGCAGAAAAAGAATCTACTTACGATTATTTAGGTACAGGAGATTCTAAGAACCAACCAATGCGTCTAAAAAGAGAAGGATTTGATTATGACAAGTGGCAAGGAGGAGAGTTATTAGCAGAAAAGAACGATGGTTCAGGGAATCCATGGTATAACAATGGTGGTTATGAAACAAAGGTACAATGGAATCAAGATAAAAACCACAGAGCAAATAGAAAGCCAAGAAATGTATCTATTCAACAAATCACCAATTCAGAACTATTAGATATTCAAGGAGATGAAGTATTAAATGAATATGACATTAAATATTACGATGAGACGTCAAGTAGCGGAGCTAAAAATAAGACTACTTATGCCAATGCTCCTACTTCCGATTTGTCTCGCCCATTTAATCACCAAAATGCTGGATTTAGTATTTTAGGTCAAGATGGAGTTCGTTGGAATTATGCTTTGCCTGTTATGAATAACGACCAAATAGAAGCAAAATTTAGTGTAGCACCGTTGGATAATTGTTCGAAGAGAGTAGCCGTGAAAATGGTTGATGGAGATAGAGATAGTATAGACTATAAACCAAGTGACAATACACTTCGATCAAATGATTATATCGATGAACAGCGCCTTCCAGCTTATGCTCATACCTATTTATTAACATCGGTTTTAGGTAATGATTATGCAGATATAGACAATACACCAGGACCCTCAGATGGAGATGCAGGTTATTGGATGAGAACAAATTATGTAAAACTTTCTAATAATTATCAATGGAGAGCACCTTTTGTTGATGCCCATTATCTTCAAGGATTTCAAAACAATGTAATGGATGATTTAGGGGCGTTCACCTGGGGAAATAGGGAAGTTTATCTACCGGCTTCTATAGAAACGAATACACACATTGCTTATTTTGAAGTATCTAGGAGATATGATGCTCGCGGAGCTCAGCATTACATACAGAATAGTACAGATGCAACAACTAATAAAGTAGGTGCTTTTTCTTATAAGTTAGATAGGATTTTATTGTACTCTAAAAAAGAAATTTCGGACAAGGGACTAGCAAATGCTTCAACCTTAAAAACAGTAAACTTTACCTATGATTACAGTTTGTGTAAAAATGCATTAAATAATGATAATACAGCAACTATAAGTAGTGCTGAAAATGCTAATATTAAAAATCTAAATACCGCAAGCCCTCTAGGAAAGTTAACTTTAAAAGAGGTTTATTTTACCTATGAAGATAATGATCGAGGAGAATTGTCGCCTTATGTTTTTGAATACAATCCTTATAATCCCAATTATACAGATGATCAGACAGATCGTTGGGGCGTTTATCGAGAAAATTATCTTCAGTCAGGATATAATACTTGTGATAATATGAACTTGCCCTATACCAAACAAGATCCTTCTTATAAAGCTGAATTAGACCAGCAAATTTCTGCCTGGCATTTAGAAAAAATTAAAATGCCATCAGGAGCGACTTTAAATATTGATATGGAACGAGATGACTATGCTTATGTGCAAGATGCTAAGGCAACTCGTATGTTTAATATTACATCAACCCATAAAACGACTCCGAACCAGAATTTGCTAGTGTCTTATGATCCTAGTGATGACGACCGTTATTTACAATTTCAATTAGAACACCCTATTTCTACAAGTTCTTCTAATGCGCAAGAACAATTAAATGAATACATTGAAGATTTGCCAGAAGCTAGTCGAGAAGGCGTGAATTATAAACAATTGTATTATAAGGTACTTATTAACTTGCGCAACAATACCAATGAAACATGGGAATATGTTCCTGGATATGCTGAGATTGATAAAAATAGTGATCACTCGGATGCAATAGAGTTTGTTCCTCCAACATCAGGAACTAATTATACGCATGCAAGAATACGACTTAAACGTTCTCGTCTTCATTCTAAATGGAAGCAGCATCACCCCATTTCAATGAGAGCACTGAAGTTTTTGAAAGATAAATTACCAGATCAAATGTTAGCTGCTGATTTAGGAGGACCTCCAAATGCGCTGACAAATTTAGACCAAATGGGAGAGAGTATAAAGGCTTTGTTTTCAGGTTATTTTGATTATGGTTTGGTAAGCGAAGGTTTTTCTAAGCATATTCAACTAGGAAAATCATTTATCCGATTGAACACACCAGATAAGATTCAATATGGAGGAGGAGCAAGAGTCAAAAAAATACAGTTAGATGATGGTTGGAATCCTAATGAGACTTCAACCTTAGGAGTTGTCTATGACTATACAACTAAGGATGAAAATGGAGCGGTTGTATCTAGTGGAGTTTTAGAAAATGAAGTTGCGAATGGTTATGACGAATGTGCAATTAGATGGGCTGTAGTACAGGAAGAAGTGAGAGACAACCAAGTAAAAGATATTCATGATTATTTATATCCAATGAACGAAGCGTATCATCCTGGTTCTAGTGTAGGATATAGTAAAGTTACTGTTCGAAGTTTAGCTTCAAATTATGCTTTAGAAGCTTCTAAAGCAAATGATCCAAGTGCTTACTTAGCTAGTTTTAATTTACCTGAAGGTTTTGGGACTACAGGGGAAACAGTTTATGAATACTATACGGCAAAAGATTTTCCTGTATTTACTAGTAAGACAAGTTTAGATGATACAGAAAATAATCCTTGGCTATCCATGTTTATTCAGTTGCTAACAATGACTAGATATGATCATTATACAGGAACTCAAGGCTATAGTATTGAGTTGAATGATATGCATGGGAAAACCAAAAAGATCTCTACCTATGGTCAGAAAAAAGATGGAAGGATGTCTGATGAACTATTGACAAAAGTAGAGTATAAATATAAAACTAAAAAAGTTGTTGATTTCAAAAGGGGTAAGCCTAATCAAGAAATAGCTGTTTTGGATAGTGAAGCAAAAGTATTAGTCTCTGATAATCCTGAAGGAAATGCTCTAACGGAAACACAATTAATAGGTGTTGATTATGACTTTTTCATTGATGGGCGAGAATTTTTACAAACGTCAGGTGCTGCTGGTCTTGCCTTTAACACTGATGGAATATTATGGTGGCCCTTTCCATTTCCTTGGCCACAGTACAACTATCATGAAAATAGAGCTAGGACATCAGTAGCGAATAAAATTATTAAACGAACAGGGATATTGGAAGAGGTGCAAGCCTTTGATGGACAAGCCACAATAATCACTAAAAATCAGGTGTTTGATAACCAAACAGGTTCTCCTTTGTTGGCTACAGTTGATAATCAGTTAGGTGGTGAAATTTATAATTATAGTGTTCCTGCATATATGGCGCATGATAGGATGGGAGCTGCAGCAAAGAATTGGGGCATTGTATTTGAAGATGTGCGTTTTGATGCGTCTCCTGTTTCATCAACAGGATATTATCAAGTTCAAACGAATTATAACCACCCCAATCATGAACAGTGGTATGAAGGGGATGAATTCATTATCGCTGCTGGATTCAAAAAATCCAAAGCCATTTATATGGGGCAATTGTATAATGATGCTGTAACGCCTACTAAGTCGCATCAATTTGATGTTTTAGATCCTAGTATTATGACTGGCTCAGCTCCAATCAAGGTTACATTAAAAAATATTCGTTCTGGTAATAGAAATTTAGTTGGAGCAACAATAGCACAATACAGTACTGTTGATACAGATGGTTCTGGAACCGCAAATCCTTTAACGAATCGAACGATTACAAATATTGTAGTCCCTGAGGTAGTTGAGATAACAGTGGCTAATAATCAAGCAAGTTTAGTGGCAACAAATATGAGCGCCCCTATTACTCAATCAAAGGTAAATCATGTTTTGTCGGCATCTGGAGCTACCTTTTCAGATGATTGGACATTAGATAATACTAACTATTGTTTAGACTTAGCATCAAAAAATCCATTTATAAAAGGAACGAAAGGGGTATGGAGAGCCCAAAATAGTTATTCTTATATAAATGATAGAAAACAAGAATATTTATCAGGTCAAGATCATGATAATGAGGTCGATATTCGAAAATCAGGTACAGTAGACGCTGTATCGTT
Above is a window of Aureispira anguillae DNA encoding:
- a CDS encoding ArdC family protein, which produces MQQNKKTTSDTDVYQEVTNKLIQLLEKGTVPWKQLFKASEYGFAQNYYTKHQYSGINWFLLNFVTNYEVPYYLTWKQVQKLGGKVIKGSQAERIYYVNFYCTDDEGKTLSAAEVRTAEENGTPLKKHPYLRRYTVFNISCTEGIEWKKPPLETQEIRPIGRCEALLDSMEDLPKIKFIDKETAYYAPLKDVINMPKLQQFAEHGAEAYYRVLFHELIHWTGHSTRLARKGIMLVQNKDKMIYSEEELTAELGACMLASLAGIQKENLLQNSAAYLQSWLDCMKEDKRFIFRVAPQAENAVKYILGS
- a CDS encoding DNA cytosine methyltransferase; translated protein: MLELFAGSRSIGKVAEKLGCEVFSIDNKNFKGINLVADIEFLRIKDLPFKPDIIWASPPCTTYSVAGLWHHRNKGIPQTSFAAKSDQVTINMLKIIRELDCMYYIENPRGYLRKMPFMQGLERTTIWYCQYGHKCAKPTDIWSNNIRSLWNLNGWQPRPVCHNGNKNCHHEAVPRSSKNRGIQGIKSNYERSKIPPELCYEIMEASLRKEF
- a CDS encoding transposase — its product is MKRSKFSTAQKAKILAEHDGGKSVTDLCRQYQISAATLYKWKKDYEDSQDEDKRRIKELEAENVRLKKMYANLSIDHEILQEGYAMVKKFQAQKNKK
- a CDS encoding IS3 family transposase → MILDCLSKEYSIRRTCVVLGLRRQTYYSRKSGHRPEEKDEEIVDLLHQLTKRFVSWGFWKIYHYLRNQGYAYNHKRIYRIWCIEGLNLRLPPKRKRIYRKYQQLLAPKEVNKGWAMDFLSDWVVSPTNHRIRIINIMDEGSRRALWTEAHHNISAKKLIEVLEKVIEYRGKPSYIRCDNGPEFISEKLKLWANKHDIELKFIQPGKPSQNGLIERLNKTLRAECLNLCWFQSLEELNEEIQVWSQIYNLERPHKNLGNITPDSFEILNQKLYFLAVAA
- a CDS encoding LamG domain-containing protein; translation: MKKLIISSFLVFMSLTPFAQVPTNGLVAEYLFSNGSYDDTNPNGYGPNNATAPSTVVNTLDRFGNPNSAKDLAGIHAYTTGATHISLGSAAVLKPRAATISIWVNVDQLSTSGWGYAFNPIILATNTLSPGSYMEAYSLYVVMSNRKLLTLTTRPNPRKQTLFYAGSVPDDSWHHYVMAYNDDTLKSYIDGVLIGSQYKGYNSAGTFSNETVRVGSSLNWSNNRALDGAVDDIRIYNRVLSFSEIQSLYTEANPNQPVIYAEPQQELDGGYVQLEDDKLRIKFNQDYAVSGGGETINYKIYKWDRTIYSGSFTASYGINWKELDLSSFNLSNNEHYTIKFEANKGEQYILRFKTKSI
- a CDS encoding OmpH family outer membrane protein: MKYIWILIPVIGVNVLIGTIVYNTIPKTAFVDNQQLFDAFQGRKELENKLQQESNARKSALDSLGLQIQVLQQQRTIDEITQQRLNRMMHQYQQTNQEYQGHYQQKSQEYTEAIWKQISQYTLEYGKSKGYDYVFGIAGQGSLMYGKPQYNITQDVIQYINSKYAGN